tgtgtgtgtgtattatattatatatattaaaactccacaccccagaaagaTTATATATTAAGCTCTGGCAGATATATATATTGGGCATAGAATCGCCAGCCAAACAGGAGCCGGCGACACACACAGAGAGATACAAGTCGGCCAAGTACAGGGGAAATAGATCACCGGTAcaccttcgttccaatagggtctgagacccttggCCCATggagagagagtgcaagaaggtttcttaaggatcttggttccaagctcattgacaccacaagaggccctagagcggcaagttttctctttcagcgcctcagtgtggcgatccagagggggaatgcctgctgcgtcctcggttcctgtccgctggacactgagcagaggctaggcttctatatacatatacatattatatatatatatatataatgagcaaGAGATTGGGAGAAGGAGATGGgagagagatgaggagagagagagagatggagaggggggggggagatatgggaAGAGAGAGGCGTGCATACACAAGCGTGTTCTACCAGTAGAATAATTTCAGGAACTTTGGAAAAGAACACCCTATAGGCACGTAGTACGCAGCACTGGCATGGAACCCCCAAAGGCGTACAGACCCCATCCTGGAAGAAACTCTGAAGCAACAAGGCCCAATTACTGCAATCTCCAGGATTATTAACCTATGAACACAAGAATATAGGAAATAATATTTTCCAATAATATTAGAAaatcgaccctgcaagcacactttggtgaacacacacacacacacacacacacacacacacacacacacacacacacacacacacacacacacacacacacacacacacacacacacacacacacacacacacacacacacacgcacacacacacacacacacacacacacacacggggcgagTAAAAAACATGACTGATAAATTCCACATCCAACATCGCTGGGAACATTGCCAACAAGTGAGGTCAGGTGTCAAACCTGTCTATTTAAGGTCACATTTTAGGAAGACTGGGAAAAGATTGATTCTACTTGCATTAGTTAGATccaattactctctctctctctctctctctctctctctctctctctctctctctctctctctctctctctctctctctctctcaccagtaTTAAGCAGTTTAACATGTCAATAACATAGTGTTTATGTCAATAACATAAACACTATTTAAACACAAACTGGCCAGTTTTAAACTCAAAACAACTTGAACTACCCACTTAACATACAGCTTTCCATGCCTAAATCAACGCTACCATAACTAATCTGATTGGGCAGTGACGGAGTCTGCTGGAGTGATCACTGTTTTTTTCACATGGAGGCCTTGACGGATATAGGCCTTTTCACATGGAGGCCTTGACTGATATAGGACTTTTCACATCGAGGCCTTGACGGATATAGACCTTTTCACATGGAGGCCTTGACGGATATAGGACTTTTCACATCGAGGCCTTGACGGATATAGGACTTTTCACATCGAGGCCTTGACGGATATAGGACTTTTCACATCGAGGCCTTGACGGATATAGGCCTTTTCACATCGAGGCCTTGACGGATATAGGCCTTTTCACATCGAGGCCTTGACGGATATAGACCTTTTCACATCGAGGCCTTGACGGATATAGACCTTTTCACATGGAGGCCTTGACGGATATAGGCCTTTTCACATGGAGGCCTTGACGGATATAGGCCTTTTCACATGGAGGCCTTGACGGATATAGACCTTTTCACATCGAGGCCTTGACGGATATAGGCCTTTTCACATCGAGGCCTTGACGGATATAGGACTTTTCACATCGAGGCCTTGACGGATATAGGACTTTTCACATCGAGGCCTTGACGGATATAGGCCTTTTCACATCGCTGCCTTAAATCATGTTTTGGGTAAACAAAcctgtcatctcaagataactcaagatagccTACCAGGAATATCTCCAGTACGTATACACTAACGTTGCCACAACTTTACCACAACTTAGTCACAATATTGCCACACCTTTACAACAACTTTAGTCACAACATTGCCACAATGTTGCCACACTATAATaacgtaaccacaacattgttacgtAATCATTGATGGGGCAATGGGTGTAAGGGAGCCAGAGGAGCAGATAACGAATAAGGGGCAGGGGAAGATAACCCAGGGGATAGCAGATAAGAAATGAGGGGCAagagagccaggggggggggggggaagggagggagttaAATAATAAAGGGCGGAGAAGACCTAGGGAGCAGATAACGAATGAGGGGCGAAGGGGGAGTTAATTAATGAGGGGCAGGTAGGGAGACAgcaaatgagggagggagggaacaatgagaggggggagaagggagaacatgGGTAACGGAGGGCAGGAGAGTTAAGGGAGGGTAAGGGAGGGCAGGAGAGTTAAGGGAGGGTAAGGGAGGGCAGGAGAGTTAAGGGAGGGTAAGGGAGGGCAGGAGAGTTAAGGGAGGGTAAGGGAGGGCAGGAGAGTTAAGGGAGGGTAAGGGAGGGCAGGAGAGTTAAGGGAGGGTAAGGGAGGGCAGGAGAGTTAAGGGAGGGTAAGGGAGGGCAGGAGAGTTAAGGGAGGGTAAGGGAGGGCAGGAGAGTTAAGGGAGGGTAAGGGAGGGCAGGAGAGTTAAGGGAGGGTAAGGGAGGGCAGAAGAGTTAAGGGAGGGTAAGGGAGGGCAGGAGAGTATTGGTCGCGCTCTGTGGGACAACAAACTAGGACACCAGCAGGAAATTCACCTTTAAACCTTTTTTTTGGAGTCTTGAAGGAAAACGTGGagggaggttatcttcttgagattatcttgagatgattttggggctttagtgtccccgcggcctggtcctccaccaggcctccacccccaggaagcagcccgtgacagctgactaacacccaggtacctattttactgctaggtaacaggggcatagggtgaaagaaactctgcccattgtttctcgctggcgcctgggatcgaacccgggaccacaggatcacaagtccagcgtgctgtctgctcggtcgaccggctcccataaGGAGACGCCATAGGCGAGAAAAATATCCAGAGATGACCTTCTGGAATCGAACTTAGACACTTCCAGGAAAACACATCGTTAAAAACTGTCAGACTTCAATTCGCAAACATAATAAAATATCTAAGAATAACCCTCTTGGTTACCGGACCAACCTGGTTGTAGTAGATGTGGGCctgctgcaggccgctccaagcaacagcctggtagaccaagctctcacaagtcaagcctggcctcgggccgggctcggggagtagaagaactcccagaaccccatcaaccaggtatatgtgggcctgcgggccgctccaagcaacagcctggtggaccaagctctcacaagtcaagcctggcctcgggccgggcttggggagtagaactcccagaaccccatcaaccaggtatatgtgggcctgcgggccgctccaagcaacagcctggtggaccaagctctcacaagtcaagcctggcctcgggccgggcttggggagtagaagaactcccagaaccccatcaaccaggtatatgtgggcctgctgcgggccgctccaagcaacagcctggtggaccaagctctcgcaaGTCGAGCctcgcctcgggccgggcttggggagtagaagaactcccagaaccccatcaacaaggtatatgtgggcctgcgggccgctccaagcaacagcctggtggaccaaactctcacaagtcaagcctggcctcgggccgggcttggggagtagaagaactcccagaaccccatcaaccaggtatatgtgggcctgcgggccgctccaagcaacagcctggtggaccaagctctcacaagtcgagcctggcctcgggccgggcttggggagtagaaatacTCTCAGAACCCTCTACAGGTATGTTCTAGGTTATAAGGAGAGCTAAGTTCACTTAAGGAGATAAAATAGGCGAAATTCTTAAAAGAACAATATGAACCAATGCAATGCAATATAAAATCGAGTCTTCCACTTTCTAATGAAAGTGGAAGACTGATAACTTCATTGTAAattttacccaaccacttgggctggacggtagagagatggtctcccatcatgcagtgttcaatccccgactgtctaaACGATTGGGTACCATttcttccccctgtcccatcccaaatccttatcctgatcccttccaagtgatatatagtcataatggctaggtgctttctcctgataggcgAACAAAACAAATATCAGAACATCTCAAATGCTCCACTCTCTCCCAAGAACGACGAGGACGGCCATGTAGGGAAACAGAAATGATCGAGCTGAAGCTGAGAGAATCATATACAATTCTCGCGAGACATTACAAGCAAAAGGCCATAAAtgaccctccaaacacacaccgaaactacgacgttggtacaacgttcgaacaagttttaacacctcctaaccagttataacaaccaatatagcaagttgtaacaacgttctaatacgtcataaacatgttaagccaagatgtaacaactttattacaagttgtaacaagcggaaaatagagacagtttcggtttgtgtttccaggggaaaGAGGGGAACCCGAAATACTTTTTCtagtatgccaaaactagaacaaAAACTGCATTAGGGCCCTTGCGCAAGGGTGATGgatctttcacagatgacaacaaagaaatgaaacACTGAGACTTCAGTACGATTCTGCTTTCAATGAATCCCTGACCACATTGAAGATCAATGATCTAAATGAATTCTTCATGAACGTGACACAAACATGGAACcacatatcagatgtcaccctaacctcagtggactttgaagtagccatagacaacatgcccatgagtagtagggatgacgacGTATGGGCCCCTTTTTCCAAAGTTCGGCGAATCCGGTGTGCCATATCAGCCCTTTTTCCCAGAAAAAGTTCGACGAATACGGTGTGCCATATCGGCCCTTTTTCCCAGAAAAAGTTCGGCGAATACGGTGTGCCATATCGGCCCTTTTTCCCAGAAAAAAAGGGCCTATACgtcgtcatccctactactcccaTGCACTCTGTACcaggcccagactcctggaattCTATAAACCTCAAGAACTTCAAAACATCACTATCACGGGCCCTTAACATCTTTTGGAGACGGAGCCAATAGATACTGGCGTCATCCCTGACATACTTAAAACAGCTGAGATCGCgccacttcacaaaggaggtagtaaagcggagatcgcgccacttcacaaaggaggtagtaaagcggagatcgcgccacttcacaaaggaggtagtaaagcggagatcgcgccacttcacaaaggaggtagtaaagcggagatcgcgccacttcacaaaggaggtagtaaagcggagatcgcgccacttcacaaaggaggtagtaaagcggagatcgcgccacttcacaaaggaggtagtaaagcagatgcacaaaattatagaccaatagctATAACCTCacacataaaaatctttgaatgaGTGCTAAGCAAGATTACAAGTCGCGTGGAATCACATCAActacatcccgccaaacacacaccgaaactacgacgttggtacaacgttcgagcaagttttaacacctcctaaccagttataacaaccaatatagcaagttgtaacaacgttctaatacgtcataaacacgttaagccaagatgtaacaactttattacaagttgtaacaagctgaaaatagagatagttacaggcgatgagtcacaataacgtggctgaagtatgttgaccagaccacacactagaaattgaagggacgacgacgtttcggtccgtcctggaccattctcaagtcgattgagaatggtctcaatcgacttgagaatggtccaggacggaccgaaacgtcgtcgtcccttcaatttctagtgtgtggtctggtcaacagagatagttacagtttgtgtttccagggtataaccctggacaacatgggtaCAGAACCGGGCGCTCttgcctctcacagttgctagATCACTATGACATCGCCTAaggtgccatggaagacaagcaaaacgcagatgtaatatacacagactttgcaaaagctttcgacaaatgtgaccatggcgttattacGAACAAAATGCGTGGAAAGGGAGGGAATTACTAGCAAAGTAaagagatacctggttgatacctgcttgatggggttctgggagttcttctactccccaagcccggcccgaggccaggcttgacttgtgagagtttggtccaccaggctgttgcttccaGGCAGATGGATCTTCAACTTCCAAACCAACACAacgcagagtgtaatagtcaacacagtaaaatcTTAATCCTCTACTGTGAGGCAGGAGTGCAAAATACCATTAGCACGGTACTCTCTTAataaaggggggtagaaatagcctaagctactctatccctttgagatgtatttattgcttatctcaataaacatacttcaaCTTGAACTTGAATTCGGAATGAAGCCTTCGACAGAGGGACATCACTCAGCCAGCAAGCACCGCAGACATCACCCGACTTCACAAGGGAGGTTGTAAATCGCTGGAAACAATTTACAAACCGGTCGTCCTCGCATTCCATATTGCGGTGTTTTAAGAAGGTACCAAAACGCCAGCTTAACAGTTAAATGGATAAGAATGAGTTATACAATAGAAGTTAACACTGGTTTTTGAGCAGGATGATCTTGCTTTACACAACTACTCgatcaccaccacaacattggTTGAGACACTACAACCAAGGGAAgggctatcaggagaaagtgccaagccggtAGGTCTATATAgcgcttggaaggggtcaggataaggatttggcattggacgggaggggggggggggggaggagtgagttttcaggggaaagcgccaagccattacgactatatagcacttggaaggggctcttaggataaggatttgggatgggatggggggggggggggggaggaatagtgcccaactaacttggacggtcggggatcgaacgtcgacctgcacgaagcgagaccgtcgcgctACCATCCAGCTTAAGTGGTTGGGGCATTAGAACCAAGCCAaattcattcagaaccttgtataccacatatgtaagaccaatcctggagtatgcggccccagcatggagcccgtaccttgtcaagcacaagacgaagctggaaaaagtttagaggtatgccactagactagtcccagaactaagaggcatgagttacgaggaaaggcttcgtgaaatgcaccttacgacactggaagacagaagcgtaaagggagacatgatcactacctacaaaattctcagaggaattgacaggggtagataaagataaattgtttaatacgggtggtacgcgaacaaggggacacagatggaaactgagtacccaaatgagccacagggacattagaaagaactttttcagtgtcagagtagttgacaaatggaatgtactagtcagtgatgtggtggaggctgaccccatacacagtttcaaatatagatatgatacaagagcccagtaggctcaggaacctgtacaccagttcaatgacagttgagaggcgggaccaaagagccaaagctcaacccccccccccgcagcaagcacaactagacgagtacgcacacgcgcgcgcacacacaccgcCTACATCAACCAATAAAACTATCTTGTCTGAATATAACTCAGCACGAAGTCAGTTATATATGCCGTGATAACCCTCACATTCTGACCTGTATCCAGATATAGCCCGGGTGTGTGGGGGCTACTCAGATATAATCCAGGTTTGGGGGGCTACCCAGATATAATCCAGGTTTGGGGGGCTACCCAGATATAATCCAGGTTTGGGGGGCTACCCAGATATAATCCAGGTTTGGGGGGCTACCCAGATATAATCCAGGTTTGGGGGGCTACCCAGATATAATCCAGGTTTGGGGGGCTACCCAGATATAATCCAGGTTTGGGGGCTATCCAGATATAATCCAGGTTTGGGGGCTACCCCAGATATAATCCAGGTTTGGTGCCTACCCAGATATAATCCAGGTTTGGGGGCTACCCCAGATATAATCCAGGTTTGGGGGCTATCCAGATATAATCCAGGTGTGTGGGGGCTACTCAGATATAATCCAGGTTTGGGGGCTACCCCAGATATAATCCAGGTTTGGTGCCTACCCAGATATAATCCAGGTTTGGGGGCTACTCAGATATAATCCAGGTTTGGGGGCTACCCCAGATATAATCCAGGTTTGGGGGCTACCCAGATATAATCCAGGTTTGGGGGGCTACCCAGATATAATCCAGGTTTGGGGGCTATCCAGATATAATCCAGGTTTGGGGGCTACTCAGATATAATCCAGGTTTGGGGGCTACCCCAGATATAATCCAGGTTTGGGGGCTATCCAGATATAATCCAGGTTTGGGGGCTACTCAGATATAATCCAGGTTTGGGGGCTACCCCAGATATAATCCAGGTTTGGTGCCTATCCAGATATAATCCAGGTGTGTGGGGGCTATCCAGATATAATCCAGATGTGTGGGGGCTACCCAGATATAATCCAGGTTTGGGGGCTACCCCAGATATAATCCAGGTTTGGGGGCTATCCAGATATAATCCAGGTTTGGGGGCTACCCCAGATATAATCCAGGTTTGGGGGGCTACCCAGATATAATCCAGGTTTGGGGGCTACCCAGATATAATCCAGGTGTGTGGGGGCTATCCAGATATAATCCAGGTGTGTGGGGGCTATCCAGATATAATCCAGGTGTGTGGGGGCTACTCAGATATAATCCAGGTTTGGGGGCTACCCCAGATATAATCCAGGTTTGGGGGCTATCCAGATATAATCCAGGTTTGGGGGCTACTCAGATATAATCCAGGTTTGGGGGCTACCCCAGATATAATCCAGGTTTGGGGGCTACCCCAGATATAATCCAGGTTTGGGGGCTATCCAGATATAATCCAGGTTTGGGGGCTACCCCAGATATAATCCAGGTTTGGGGGCTACCCAGATATAATCCAGGTTTGGGGGCTACCCAGATATAATCCAGGTTTGGGGGCTACCCAGATATAATCCAGGTGTGTGGGGGCTATCCAGATATAATCCAGGTGTGTGGGGGCTATCCAGATATAATCCAGGTGTGTGGGGGCTATCCAGATATAATCCAGGTGTGTGGGGGCTATCCAGATATAATCCAGGTGTGTGGGGGCTATCCAGATATAATCCAGGTGTGTGGGGGCTATCCAGATATAATCCAGGTGTGTGGGGGCTATCCAGATATAATCCAGGTGTGTGGGGGCTACCCAGATATAATCCAGGTTTGGGGGCTACCCAGATATAATCCAGGTTTGGGGGGCTACCCAGATATAATCCAGGTTTGGGGGCTACCCAGATATAATCCAGGTTTGGGGGCTACCCAGATATAATCCAGGTTTGGGGGCTACCCCAGATATAATCCAGGTTTGGGGGCTACCCAGATATAATCCAGGTTTGGGGGGCTACCCAGATATAATCCAGGTTTGGGGGGCTACCCAGATATAATCCAGGTTTGGGGGGCTACCCAGATATAATCCAGGTTTGGGGGGCTACCCAGATATAATCCAGGTTTGGGGGCTACCCAGATATAATCCAGGTTTGGGGGCTACCCAGATATAATCCAGGTTTGGGGGGCTATCCAGATATAATCCAGGTTTGGGGGGCTACCCAGATATAATTCAGGTTTGGGGGCTACCCCAGATATAATCCAGGTTTGGGGGGCTACCCAGATATAATCCAGGTTTGTGGGCTACCCAGATATAATCCAGGTTTGGGGGCTACCCAGATATAATCCAGGTTTGGGGGCTACCCCAGATATAAAACAGGTTTGGGGGGCTACCCAGATATAATCCAGGTTTGGGGGCTACCCAGATATAATCCAGGTTTGGGGGCTACCCAGATATAATCCAGGTTTGGGGGCTATCCAGATATAATCCAGGTGTGTGGAAAATCAGAGAAATACTAATTTGAATGGAATTTGCAATGAATGCCCAAAGCAGACTCACTGCCGGATTTGCAATGCCCGCGGATATACCGCAGGGATCTGCTGTGCCCAAACATACCCACTTGACGGTTATTGACCTAAAACGATGCCCAAACCACACAATTTAGAAAATGGagaaactacgacgtttcggtccacccTGGACCATTATAATAGTGGTACTAATGGGTATTTATCAGTTTCACACTGCACTGTACGTTGGGCCTTggttaatggtccaggacggaccgaaacgtcgtacgTCGTGAGCATGTCTCCCCCGGCAGTTGCCAGGGTCGTGTGTGTCCCCCTTCCATTGCAACTGCCCCAcagttgcagggggggggggcacgcccCAGCCAAGGTGTGGAACAACCCCACGACAAATAAGGCAGAGAATGATGATAGATCGACGGTCCTACAAGTTAAGTGTGGATAAGAAAAATATTTGCTTGTGAGAGGCATACGGCATACCCTTAGGCAGGGGGCACTCACCAGTGGGTACTCCACCAGTGGGTACTCCACCAGGGGGTACTCCACCAGTGGGTACTCCACCAGAGGGTACTCCACCAGTGGGTACTCCACCAGAGGGTACTCCACCAGTGGGTACTCCACCAGAGGGTACTCCACCAGAGGGTACTCCACCAGAGGGCACTCCACCAGAGGGTACTCCACCAGTGGGTACTCCACCAGTGGGCACTCCACCAGTGGGTACTCCACCAGTGGGTACTCCACCAGTGGGTACTCCACCAGTGGGTACTCCACCAGTGGGTACTCCACCAGAGGGTACTCCACCAGTGGGTACTCCACCAGTGGGTACTCCACCAGTGGGTACTCCACCAGTGGGTACTCCACCAGAGGGTACTCCACCAGTGGGTACTCCACCAGTGGGTACTCCACCAGTGGGTACTCCACCAGAGGGTACTCCACCAGTGGGTACTCCACCAGTGGGTACTCCACCAGTGGGTACTCCACCAGAGGGTACTCCACCAGTGGGTACTCCACCAGTGGGCACTCCACCAGTGGGTACTCCACCAGAGGGTACTCCACCAGTGGGTACTCCACCAGTGGGCACTCCACCAGTGGGTACTCCACCAGAGGGTACTCCACCAGTGGGTACTCCACCAGGGGGTACTCCACCAGTGGGCACTCCACCAGTGGGTACTCCACCAGTGGGTACTCCACCAGAGGGTACTCCACCAGTGGGCACTCCACCAGAGGGCACTCCACCAGAGGGTACTCCACCAGTGGGTACTCCACCAGTGGGTACTCCACCAGTGGGTACTCCACCAGAGGGTACTCCACCAGTGGGTACTCCACCAGTGGGTACTCCACCAGAGGGTACTCCACCAGAGGGCACTCCACCAGAGGGTACTCCACCAGTGGGTACTCCACCAGTGGGTACTCCACCAGTGGGTACTCCACCAGAGGGTACTCCACCAGAGGGTACTCCACCAGTGGGTACTCCACCAGTGGGTACTCCACCAGTGGGTACTCCACCAGTGGGTACTCCACCAGAGGGTACTCCACCAGTGGGTACTCCACCAGAGGGTACTCCACCAGAGGGTACTCCACCAGAGGGCACTCCACCAGAGGGTACTCCACCAGTGGGTACTCCACCAGTGGGTACTCCACCAGAGGGTACTCCACCAGTGGGCACTCCACCAGTGGGTACTCCACCAGTGGGCACTCCACCAGTGGGCACTCCACCAGTGGGCACTCCACCAGTGGGCACTCCACCAGTGGGCACTCCACCAGTGGGCACTCCACCAGTGGGTACTCCACCAGAGGGTACTCCACCAGTGGGCACTCCACCAGTGGGCACTCCACCAGTGGGCACTCCACCAGAGGGTACTCCACCAGTGGGCACTCCACCAGTGGGCACTCCACCAGTGGGCACTCCACCAGAGGGTACTCCACCAGTGGGCACTCCACCAGTGGGTACTCCACCAGTGGGTACTCCACCAGTGGGTACTCCACCAGAGGGTACTCCACCAGTGGGCACTCCACCAGTGGGCACTCCACCAGAGGGTACTCCACCAGTGGGCACTCCACCAGTGGGCACTCCACCAGTGGGCACTCCACCAGTGGGCACTCCACCAGAGGGTACTCCACCAGTGGGCACTCCACCAGAGGGTACTCCACCAGTGGGCACTCCACCAGTGGGCACTCCACCAGAGGGTACTCCACCAGTGGGCACTCCACCAGTGGGCACTCCACCAGTGGGCACTCCACCAGTGGGCACTCCACCAGAGGGGGTAATGCGGGCACTCTGCCGACAGCACAGTTTAGTGCCAACAGACCACTGACACACTCCTCATATATTATGGCACTATCTACCCACTACTCCACTGACAAGTCCCTCACTTAACCAGCAcctcccaaacactgccacccccCCACTCCATATCCCCCTTTGCCCCCTTTGTACTGCTACCCACTATCCTACCaccctttacccccccccccccaacgctcTTAAAACACTCTCCACGTTAACAAAGTTAGTAACTCTTCCCAAGTTGCAAGTTTTGCCACCATTCCGTCGCCTCTTGCTCGACGCCTCAAGGCGAACacaaaataattacagacccagacACCAAATGGAAAATGAATGAGAACGCTTTCTCAAGTGTCATAATAACTGGTCTGGCGCCACTCACGCGCCAGTTAAAGGTGACTGTTTAAATAGTTTCCATTTTTCGTTTTTGTGCCCCCCACCTTTTAACCTCTCCAGGGGTAAAAATGTGTTTGTAAATGGCTTAAATGGTGTTGGTATTGTGTGGGGTCAGAGAcggaggtgctgggagggagggaggacggtcAGAGACCCGAGTCGAGTTTCTTGCTTCTTTtggaggaagaaggggggggggaggaag
This DNA window, taken from Procambarus clarkii isolate CNS0578487 chromosome 76, FALCON_Pclarkii_2.0, whole genome shotgun sequence, encodes the following:
- the LOC138357221 gene encoding elastin-like, producing the protein MDTNSARITPSGGVPTGGVPTGGVPTGGVPTGGVPSGGVPTGGVPTGGVPSGGVPTGGVPSGGVPTGGVPTGGVPTGGVPTGGVPSGGVPTGGVPTGGVPSGGVPTGGVPTGGVPTGGVPTGGVPSGGVPTGGVPTGGVPTGGVPSGGVPTGGVPTGGVPTGGVPSGGVPTGGVPTGGVPTGGVPTGGVPTGGVPTGGVPTGGVPTGGVPTGGVYIRQGLDVKSPISVKASM